The Haloplanus natans DSM 17983 genome has a segment encoding these proteins:
- a CDS encoding RNA-guided endonuclease InsQ/TnpB family protein → MVEVSFQYHAEPASEEVARRAWSDIQTCREVYNHALTQEYHPAPDGDKPSYTAMQNKLPDWKRDWEQWGEVYSKCLQMAVRRITHGETVLKELKAKGYDVGRLKWKNPREYRSITYNQSGFDVDSNTGRLDHAVVDFSKIGRFHLTYHRPLPEDGTIKQIHLKKQKTGAWTVSIVVDYNPDYPEKPAVEDIEPEDCVGIDLGIRSFVHDSDGRAVDRLDLSDDRERLEREQRSLSRKQHGSKNWERQRRRVAEVHQRMTDRKDDFKHKLAHFYTLEYDAVFVEDLDVRGMLEADGNARTKAEVGWRDFITVLTHHGKKNGCHVVEVEPVGTTKECARCGVETAKPLWVRTHDCPSCGFEADRDRNAALNVFSRGLEDLGVVHSEGTPVETALPVGTDSVPAKRVVEAGSRCLKEPAKQASRQG, encoded by the coding sequence ATGGTCGAAGTGTCGTTCCAGTACCACGCCGAACCCGCCTCGGAAGAAGTAGCCCGGCGTGCGTGGAGCGACATCCAGACCTGCCGCGAGGTCTACAATCACGCGCTCACCCAAGAGTATCACCCCGCACCCGACGGTGACAAGCCATCCTACACCGCGATGCAGAACAAACTCCCCGACTGGAAACGAGACTGGGAGCAGTGGGGTGAGGTATACTCGAAGTGCCTGCAAATGGCCGTCCGCCGCATCACACACGGCGAAACCGTCCTCAAGGAACTCAAAGCAAAAGGTTACGATGTCGGGCGGTTGAAGTGGAAGAACCCTCGGGAGTACCGCAGCATCACGTACAACCAGTCTGGCTTCGACGTGGATAGTAACACGGGCCGGCTTGACCACGCCGTTGTGGATTTCTCGAAAATCGGTCGCTTCCATCTCACCTACCACCGCCCGCTGCCCGAGGACGGCACCATCAAGCAAATCCACCTGAAGAAACAAAAGACCGGGGCGTGGACGGTCAGCATCGTCGTTGACTACAATCCCGACTACCCGGAAAAACCCGCCGTCGAAGACATTGAACCCGAGGACTGCGTTGGTATCGACCTCGGCATCCGGTCGTTCGTCCACGACTCCGACGGCAGAGCGGTTGACCGCCTCGACCTTTCCGACGATCGCGAGCGGTTGGAACGTGAGCAACGGTCGCTCTCCCGCAAGCAACACGGTTCCAAGAACTGGGAGCGGCAACGCCGTCGAGTTGCCGAGGTGCATCAACGGATGACCGACCGCAAGGACGACTTCAAGCACAAGCTCGCGCACTTCTACACTCTGGAGTATGATGCCGTGTTTGTCGAGGATCTTGACGTGCGTGGGATGCTCGAGGCTGATGGAAATGCGCGAACCAAGGCCGAAGTCGGATGGCGCGACTTCATAACCGTCCTCACACACCACGGCAAAAAGAACGGCTGTCACGTCGTCGAGGTGGAACCGGTGGGGACGACCAAGGAGTGCGCCCGGTGCGGTGTCGAAACAGCGAAGCCGTTGTGGGTCCGGACGCACGACTGTCCGTCGTGCGGATTCGAGGCCGATCGGGATCGAAACGCGGCGTTGAACGTGTTTTCTCGCGGGCTGGAGGACCTAGGAGTGGTTCACTCCGAAGGAACGCCTGTGGAGACTGCGCTCCCTGTGGGAACCGATTCGGTTCCTGCAAAGCGCGTCGTAGAAGCGGGAAGCCGCTGCCTCAAGGAACCTGCGAAGCAGGCGAGTAGGCAGGGGTAG